The segment aaATTGTATTACTCTTATggataaaacttgaaaaaaaaaaatcattttttaaataaaattagataaactttctttctattttttatttatttttatttatttacttttagtcctaataaaattgaataaaccttttttttcaataattttttttaataaaatcaaacaataaataatttctagtagataaaaaaaataaatagagagagagagagagagagatttaaacatttttgtaattgaatggaaaattttgtgtttctattattttttttctttctttctttcttttatatatatattatttttaataaattctttttatacaATAAGtgcaaataactttttaaaaaaaaattaaatacaaataaaattgaatcaaatcattaattaaaacttcttttttgtaaataaataaattgaaaccattaattcaaaatcatttttaataaaattctttgaattttcttgaaaactaattttttaaatatttttttgtttagttcaattaatcattttgcataattcttttgttatttattttgtgtattctgATAATTAGATTCCATCATTATTTCtatgtatattgattttcaccatgacttgtacatactcatttgcatgattattttttcttggtatccataattaattaattaattaattaattactacaAATCCCTTAATTCATTTAATAGAGGTCCTACGTATACGGGCTTAAAagggtgctacggctcaccaccataccttcccaataagtaacccgACCCCCGGACCCAGATTCGGTTTTTTACAAACCTGTTTTTCTttcaagagtcacacttagggtttttatttctttttttttccttttaaaaaaaaattaaaataagtgatgactccaaatatttttcaaaaaatcaaattttcaataaataaaaagtgaggtGGGAACGCATCGTTCAAAATGCGGGGTTCATAGATTGTTACATTATATAGGGGCAAGGTTGGGACAAGGGATCTCTGTCGAACCTATCCCATTGGTATTCCTGTGTCCGATGTTTGGAAAGGGAAGTTTGAAAAGTGAGATATTGCACTTTAggatttgcaaaaaaaaaaaaaaaaatgtgtagaCAGaatcaatctccaaatccatcaATTGATCGACCAATTTCACAAGGAAAACGATCCAGAAGGTgaataaaatcaaacacatgACTGGTTGACATTTAATCAATACAGCCTGATTTGGTTTCAGAAACACTAACTAAAATCAACTTgatatgaaattcaaaatgtatttaaaatttctatctTCAAATGACAACATACAGAGGAAACCAACAAAAAGGAGCAAGTAGATAACTCGCTCAATAGTTTTTGTTGGGACTTATTCATCATCGAACACAAAAACACTACATTATTGAAGTGAAAAAGTAAGCAAACACGGTGGTTGGGCACCTAACTTGATCCAAGTTTATATGATAATTTCGGGTGTGATATCAAAATCAGCTTTCCATAGCCCAAAAGTTCCATTAACGAAATCATAGTAACCACCCATCAACTTCAAAGCTCTGTTAGCTAGTGCTGCTCGCACATACGGATAGCTCAATAGATTGACCAGAGACAAATTCACCGACTCCTGCACAAAATCATTCATGAGTGTGATGATTTATAATCGTTCACtcaaaatcatataaatattgttcaCTTTTAAGTTCTaaagatgttttcattattttaaaacatgtttataaagTTAAGGGaaattcatacatatataacattcaaaaaattttctttcattagatATAAACAAACATTCCTTGTGGGATCAAATAAACTTCCACACTGGAATTGGAACCTGATTCTAATATCATTTGTTACGACCTGCTTCAAACTGTGTGTGAATGTATATAATGGCCAAGAACTATACCTTTTCACAATGttcacatttttcctcaaatgtTGCGTCGCTCCACTCTGATTCCACCTTGGCCTTGGCTGGTAAACCGATTTTGACCCAGTCATCGATGAAGTCACTGCAAATATCAGTTAGATGGGTGAGAAAGATGAAGCTTAATGGAGGAATTAAGTTATGATCAGCCATACTTGGAAGTAGTTCCATCAGCAGGAAGAGACATAAGGGCCTGTATCCCACCGCAGCGACTATGTCCTATGACCAGGATGTTCTCCACCTGTGATTAAGTTAATTTCTCATCCTTAAAGACATGAAGAAACCCCCCAGAAAAGACTAGTGAAAGGGAATTTGAATactaatctaaaaaaaaaaaaaaagaaagtgaacTGGAATTCACCTCAAGATGCTTGACTGCGTATTCAATGACTGCACCAACTCCTGAGTATCTCAACTGTGAACCACACAAACACATATGTATCATGCAAGACTGCTATAAGGCTAATGAGAATGCCATGGCTTTTGGCCAAAGATGGCTTATTATTGCAAAATCGTAAATCCACCTGATTAAATGCAGGAACCATGTTAGCAATGTTCCTGCACATGAAGGCTTCCCCTGGCTTGAAGTTGAGGACATGAGAGGGGCTAACGCGGGAGTCAGAGCACGCAAACACCAGAAACTTGGGGTGCAGGATTAGAAAATGTTCCATTAGGTAAGGTTCCATCAAAACTGGGTAGGGAAAAAAACTGCTGTTCGATTAGGAAATCATAGCTTATAAAGAGTACCTTGGGGTGCTGCTCTTTTGCAAGTTGATTATAGTAATCTGGACACTTGCTGCAAAATCATGCCAATTGCCATATCCATAAGAACAATTAATTCATCCAAattaatcaaaggaaaaaagagaagggGAGAAGGATTCTCCTAGACTTTATTTTCTCTTGATTATTCATGTATGCTTTTAGGTATACTTAGTTTTTTTATAGAGATAGTGCCATCGTACTCGAAATGGTGGATTTTGAAGTGAATAAATCCGTCTTTAATCCTCTCGACAGGATCACACTCCTCATGATCTTGCTCTTGCTCTTGCAACTCAGCGGTCAACTTCTCAATTTTTGCTGCAGCTATGTCATCCAGACCTTCCTTATCACTACCAAATCAACAAGTTAACTCCATTAGTTTCTTAGTTAACAAACAGAGTGGAAATACATCAtctaataaacaaatatattctACTATTTTGTAAATCAGCTTCAGAAACACCACAAACTgctgatttatatatatacatataaaccaaaatttattaCTCATATAGGATACCTCAGAAGCCGCTTTAGTCCTTCAATGGCTACCTCAGTTGAGCTCTTCGCCATATCTATGTTGCCTTGCTGAAAATTCCTAGAATTGGCAAATAAGAAACATTAATAGTGCTATGATACATGTCTATATGAATTCAAACTTTTTCAATAGGAATTTGAAAGCTCAATGCATGCAGTTTTCCTTTGGGGTTCAAGAAAAGGGAAAACCTATAATAGCACATACGCATGCATATACCAAAAACCCAAGGAAATGAATTGTGGGTTACTTCAAAATGATGAAAGTGACATCCAAATGGAGTTCAAAACCGAAGAATTTAGAGGTCATTTGGCAATGTTTTTGTAAAACAATCATTCtaacctaaaaaataattttttttttttttaaatcaagttcaaaaatcatttataatgctTCATGGAGAAATAATTGGTAactgatttttctaaaaacctttttaaaaaagaattgttttcattaaaaatacttcaaaaagaaACATTAGTTTGCTCAACAATGCTTTTAAAATAAACGTCtaacctaaaaagtgttttcaaagaaaaatgagatgttTGAACACTTTTAAacggttttaaaaaaacacaattcaTAGCACTCTTAAGTGTAAGATAAATGCTATGAAATGCAAAAAATGCATGAAGACTTGAACTATGAACAGACCGTTGATTTCCTAAGAGAGAAGTAGGTGCTTAATCTCGTATGGAGAGTTGATGGGTGTCTGCTCTTACCAAAGGTtcctatttataggccaagctAAGTAGAGGAAAATATCATTTGTACGTAAGTAGAGGAAAACGTTCTTCGTATGGAAGACATTGACATCTCGTTTTACAGTTCACGACAAAATGGTTTCCTCTGTGGTGCTCCAATTCCATTGACACAAGAAATTGAAACTAACACGTCTCTTTCTTTAATCAAGAGACGTTGTTAATTTACaagttttcttaatcaatataTCCTGTGACGCATCAGTGTATCATTTATCCTGACAATAGGAACAAAACGATTTTAGGTGGGAGTTAGTAATGTTTGGCAAtgatttaaagtatttttaatttataaaagatgtttttgaaaaaaatttaagtatttgataaattttaaaaaatattttttaaaatatgaaaaatcattcaTAGGGTTAGAAAACTACTTATTGATTAGtataatataattgtttttttaacacAATTCCTAAATTTCAACTCTCTTTATTGATTAGTATGTTTTATTGGTGTTCATTCTTTTAATTGAACTCGGAATAGATTTGAATTTGTCTAAAATCTAAGAAACATAGATAAAAAGGtgattttccattttatatttaggtaaaagtttatttttatttttagataaaacatttttaatatttcaaacaaaaatttataagaacCTAATTACTTTGGTCGTGGGGAtcaatctttcaaaaataaaaaataaaataagtgaactCCAacattaaataagttaaaagaaattgctatataaattttaaacttaaaagtattttcaaaacttaaaatttttagggcatgtttgataattgtttttaagaatagttttatattcttcaaaataaaaaaacaagaaaatacatttgacaaccaaaatttttttttttgttttttagaataaaaaataagatatttttcgagaacattttttaattattttcacttattttctcatgattgttttaaaaaataattatacaaatatatagaacgattaaaaataaaataataaacataaaaattatttttaaagatattaaaaataagtttaaaatattttagatttccaaacatatttttattctataaaacatcaaagaactgttttcaaaaactgttttttataataattatcaaaGAGGCCCTAAATCTCCTTACTTATCCAtactagtgaaaaaaattaaattaatgtaaGATTTGATATTTAGAGAAATTTACATGAATTAATAAAATGGAGgtcttttttaaattaataatataaaaattaattaaaggaTATAcatgttaattaaaaaaaaaatgtcggTGACACCTACCTAATCTATATAAAATTTCACACATATAAAATGACTAAATGGAAGATCAGAACGCATGCTTAATAGATTGTCGACCTATTGGGTGACACCTCCCTAATCTATATAAAATTTCACACATATAAAATGGCTAAATGGAATATCAAAACACATGCTTAATAGATAGTCGACCTATGTTAATAATATTTCCTTaattaaacataagaaaacaaacaaagcttaaattaaataatatttcaagcaagaaaaaaatatatatatatgatgggGTCTATCTAGAATCTTACATATGCATGTTTAAGATGCCTTTTGTGTGTGCCTCTCAATGGTGTTGCCTTTCCTAGAAAATATTCTCTTAGTCCAATCATATCTTTGAATTTTATTTCGTGGATTAtcttataaaac is part of the Vitis riparia cultivar Riparia Gloire de Montpellier isolate 1030 chromosome 17, EGFV_Vit.rip_1.0, whole genome shotgun sequence genome and harbors:
- the LOC117904290 gene encoding carbonic anhydrase 2-like, with the translated sequence MAKSSTEVAIEGLKRLLSDKEGLDDIAAAKIEKLTAELQEQEQDHEECDPVERIKDGFIHFKIHHFDKCPDYYNQLAKEQHPKFLVFACSDSRVSPSHVLNFKPGEAFMCRNIANMVPAFNQLRYSGVGAVIEYAVKHLEVENILVIGHSRCGGIQALMSLPADGTTSNDFIDDWVKIGLPAKAKVESEWSDATFEEKCEHCEKESVNLSLVNLLSYPYVRAALANRALKLMGGYYDFVNGTFGLWKADFDITPEIII